From the Halorhabdus utahensis DSM 12940 genome, one window contains:
- the tbsP gene encoding transcriptional regulator TbsP encodes MSTDNLIATDIRTVLEAAVPATDRVTVVNPAPETIVALVSTLEDHDSAPSVRLLSPEHALKQVMGDFLVASSAADLIDDGTLSLRVLDEQPVNSLVVTDDAVVSLVTATDAAAGLTTDDGEFVASTVAFYDDVWETASEFSLRTPPLSRVRSTLAAEISEDARADFDAVLDSLSTARSDDGGIDEVTISLLVAARNRELLYDISKWGEDVGLASKATFSRTKTQLEDKGLLDTEKVPIDVGRPRLRLLLGEQRLQDADADELADVAIELLSS; translated from the coding sequence ATGTCAACTGACAATCTAATCGCCACCGACATCAGAACAGTCCTTGAGGCGGCTGTGCCGGCTACCGATCGAGTGACGGTCGTCAATCCGGCTCCGGAAACGATTGTTGCACTGGTCTCGACACTCGAAGATCACGATTCAGCTCCGTCTGTCCGTCTTCTCTCCCCGGAGCACGCGCTCAAGCAGGTCATGGGTGATTTCCTCGTCGCGAGTTCGGCGGCGGATCTCATCGACGACGGCACACTATCGTTGCGTGTGCTCGACGAGCAGCCGGTCAACTCGCTCGTCGTAACTGACGACGCTGTCGTCTCGCTGGTGACAGCCACCGACGCGGCGGCCGGACTCACGACCGACGACGGGGAGTTCGTCGCGTCGACCGTCGCATTCTACGACGATGTGTGGGAGACCGCTAGCGAATTCTCGCTTCGGACGCCGCCGCTGTCGCGGGTCCGTTCGACGCTCGCTGCAGAGATCAGCGAAGACGCGCGAGCCGATTTCGATGCGGTACTCGATTCGCTGTCGACCGCCCGTAGCGACGATGGCGGGATCGACGAGGTGACGATCAGTCTCCTCGTCGCCGCACGAAACCGGGAGTTGCTCTATGATATCAGCAAGTGGGGGGAGGATGTCGGCTTGGCGAGCAAAGCGACGTTCTCACGGACGAAGACCCAACTCGAAGACAAGGGACTCCTCGACACCGAGAAGGTCCCGATCGACGTCGGTCGGCCACGTCTGCGTCTCCTCTTGGGCGAGCAGCGACTCCAGGACGCCGACGCGGATGAACTCGCCGACGTCGCCATCGAGTTGCTTTCGAGCTAG
- a CDS encoding YcaO-like family protein, translated as MTVGLVGAGPAADAVESALSDVEGAVETAAPDEIDEYELAIVIEVAGANAFEQANQRAIQTGTSWIAIELGGVGGVPVVDAAITGFGPETACYECLRKRVRANVDPTEEPTKAPPPTTARFAGAVAGRAAASTLDRSVDGPEVVGFVREIPDATRRLLSVPHCECGSEPSRTIDRTTADRDLEATIGRAEQGLDDRVGIVQEVGEIESFPAPYYLARNGDTEGFSDVSSTGPAAGVDVDWNGALMKALGEAYERYSAGVYRTDRLQTASVEELDNPIAPSAFVTPEPPESDSIEWIEGENLATSQSVQVPASVAMYPPAGDRFRPANTTGLGFGNATVEALLSGLYEVIERDAAMLSWYSTFEPLALDVGDGAFETLARRVRTEGLSVTPLLLTQDVDVPVVAVAVHRADGDWPRFALGSGAHLDPAAAARSALAEAVQNWFELRQMGPDGAADAGGAIGEYAAFPDIVADFVDAAGTVSADAVAPDEPLAGSEALSTVVDRVTAAGLSPYAVRLTPRDVEAMGFEAVRVLVPSAQPLFLGEPYFGDRLETVSDRLGFEARPDRPFHPFP; from the coding sequence ATGACTGTTGGTCTCGTGGGTGCCGGTCCAGCCGCAGACGCGGTCGAATCGGCGCTCTCGGACGTCGAGGGCGCTGTGGAGACGGCGGCCCCCGACGAAATCGACGAGTACGAACTGGCTATCGTGATCGAGGTCGCCGGTGCAAACGCCTTCGAGCAGGCAAACCAGCGGGCGATCCAGACAGGCACGTCCTGGATCGCGATCGAACTCGGCGGCGTTGGCGGCGTCCCGGTCGTCGATGCCGCGATCACTGGCTTCGGCCCCGAAACGGCCTGCTACGAGTGTCTTCGCAAGCGGGTCAGGGCGAACGTCGATCCGACCGAGGAGCCGACGAAAGCGCCACCGCCAACCACGGCACGGTTCGCCGGTGCGGTCGCCGGGCGGGCGGCCGCCAGTACACTGGATCGGTCGGTCGACGGTCCCGAGGTGGTCGGATTCGTGAGGGAGATTCCGGACGCGACCCGGCGATTGTTGTCCGTCCCTCACTGTGAGTGCGGTTCGGAACCGTCCCGTACTATCGACCGGACGACGGCCGACCGAGATCTGGAAGCCACCATCGGCCGGGCCGAACAGGGACTCGACGACCGGGTCGGGATCGTCCAGGAGGTCGGCGAGATCGAATCCTTCCCCGCGCCCTACTATCTCGCACGAAACGGCGACACTGAGGGGTTCAGCGACGTGTCATCGACCGGTCCGGCCGCGGGTGTCGACGTCGACTGGAACGGCGCGCTGATGAAGGCACTGGGGGAGGCCTACGAACGGTACAGTGCGGGCGTCTATCGAACGGATCGGCTACAGACAGCGTCGGTCGAGGAGCTGGACAATCCGATCGCGCCGTCCGCGTTCGTGACCCCCGAGCCACCCGAATCGGACTCCATCGAGTGGATCGAGGGCGAGAATCTGGCGACGAGCCAGTCAGTACAGGTGCCGGCGTCCGTGGCGATGTATCCTCCCGCCGGGGATCGGTTCCGACCCGCGAACACGACCGGGCTCGGGTTCGGTAACGCGACAGTCGAGGCGTTGCTGTCGGGACTCTACGAGGTGATCGAGCGGGACGCGGCGATGCTCTCGTGGTATTCGACGTTCGAGCCCCTGGCACTCGACGTCGGCGACGGGGCCTTCGAGACGCTTGCCCGGCGGGTGCGGACTGAGGGACTGTCGGTCACGCCGCTCCTTCTCACACAGGACGTCGACGTTCCGGTCGTGGCTGTCGCTGTCCACCGGGCGGACGGCGACTGGCCCCGGTTCGCCCTGGGTTCGGGAGCACATCTTGATCCGGCTGCCGCCGCCCGATCGGCACTAGCGGAGGCCGTCCAGAACTGGTTCGAACTCCGGCAGATGGGGCCGGACGGCGCAGCCGATGCCGGCGGGGCGATCGGCGAGTACGCGGCCTTCCCCGATATCGTCGCCGACTTCGTCGACGCCGCAGGGACCGTCTCGGCCGACGCTGTCGCGCCCGACGAGCCACTTGCGGGTTCCGAGGCCCTGTCGACTGTGGTCGATCGAGTCACCGCGGCCGGGCTCTCGCCGTACGCCGTCCGGCTCACGCCGCGGGACGTCGAGGCGATGGGATTCGAGGCCGTTCGCGTGCTCGTCCCATCGGCCCAGCCGCTGTTCCTCGGGGAGCCGTACTTTGGCGACCGACTGGAGACGGTCTCGGACCGCCTCGGCTTCGAGGCGCGACCTGACCGACCGTTCCATCCGTTCCCCTGA
- a CDS encoding DUF63 family protein: MDETGFDLTPGRAWLAVFAAGVVTIVGASIAFTRTVWDEFIWQYFWGPVYADAHNAGCAIKEGGQTLLGGSGFAENCGIAVEQGHIVAEPGYTLVSEAGYMVLGLFFLIGVYLLLKNLDIDLDREFFYALFPFMLFGGVVRVVEDASDAAVEAGVEPVLSYPFNTLFISPLVYFTVFGFAIAALVGSLRLADRGVVASAERALGTVGAVAFGVTFGYLTVLGLTVEHVDFLPHVLLIIVGGATVAAYGVYVLADRFAPYINSGTGYVGLVVLWAHAIDGVANVLITDWADALGLPVSYYPKHPANEIIMNVTEAVLPAGIFDAIGSAWPFLVVKLGMALGIVWLFDEAFIEENPRYSYVLLVGVVAVGLGPGSRDMLRAAFGI, encoded by the coding sequence ATGGACGAGACTGGGTTCGATCTCACGCCGGGACGAGCGTGGCTCGCGGTGTTCGCGGCCGGAGTCGTCACGATCGTCGGCGCGTCGATCGCGTTCACACGGACAGTCTGGGACGAATTCATCTGGCAGTACTTCTGGGGGCCGGTCTACGCCGACGCCCACAACGCCGGCTGTGCGATCAAGGAGGGGGGCCAGACACTCCTGGGTGGCAGCGGATTCGCCGAGAACTGCGGGATCGCCGTCGAACAGGGCCACATCGTCGCCGAACCGGGCTATACCCTCGTCTCGGAAGCGGGCTACATGGTCCTCGGGTTGTTCTTCCTGATCGGGGTTTACCTGCTGTTGAAGAACCTCGACATCGACCTTGATCGGGAGTTCTTCTACGCACTGTTCCCGTTCATGTTGTTTGGCGGGGTCGTCCGTGTCGTCGAGGACGCCAGTGACGCGGCCGTGGAGGCCGGTGTCGAGCCGGTGCTCTCCTACCCGTTCAATACGCTGTTCATCAGCCCGCTGGTCTACTTTACCGTGTTCGGGTTCGCTATCGCCGCCCTCGTCGGAAGTCTGCGACTTGCCGATCGTGGCGTGGTCGCCTCGGCCGAGCGGGCACTGGGCACGGTCGGTGCCGTCGCCTTCGGCGTGACGTTCGGGTATCTGACAGTCCTCGGCCTCACCGTCGAGCACGTCGACTTCCTGCCGCACGTTCTCCTCATCATCGTCGGCGGCGCAACGGTGGCTGCCTACGGCGTCTACGTCCTTGCCGATCGGTTCGCACCCTACATCAACAGCGGGACCGGCTACGTCGGACTGGTCGTCCTCTGGGCGCATGCGATCGATGGCGTCGCGAACGTCCTCATCACCGACTGGGCGGACGCACTCGGATTGCCCGTCTCGTACTACCCAAAACATCCGGCCAACGAAATCATCATGAACGTGACCGAAGCCGTTCTGCCGGCCGGCATCTTCGACGCGATCGGGAGCGCGTGGCCGTTCCTGGTGGTGAAACTTGGCATGGCCCTGGGCATCGTCTGGCTGTTCGACGAGGCGTTCATCGAGGAGAATCCACGATACAGCTACGTCCTTCTCGTGGGAGTCGTCGCCGTCGGACTCGGTCCCGGGTCACGTGACATGCTCCGGGCCGCCTTCGGGATCTGA
- a CDS encoding aldo/keto reductase codes for MTGQTTHDDVPAAGAMPMLGLGTWQNEDPEQCTESVRAALEMGYRHVDTAKAYHNESAVGDGIAAAAVPREEVFLATKVWAGDLAYEDVIESAERLGVETIDLLYIHWPSHAYDPEETLPAFDELLDRGVIDRVGVSNFTPEQIERAQEVLDAPLFANQVEMHPYLKQEELRAFAAEDDLNLVAYSPLGRGTVLDDDTLAEIAAKHDASVAQVSLAWLREKDVTAIPKATSEAHIQDNFESVSLDLDDADIAAIDAIDRTDRQIHPDWAPDSW; via the coding sequence ATGACAGGCCAGACAACGCACGACGACGTGCCGGCCGCCGGTGCCATGCCGATGCTCGGGCTCGGGACCTGGCAAAACGAGGATCCCGAACAGTGTACCGAAAGCGTCCGGGCTGCCCTCGAGATGGGATATCGCCACGTCGACACGGCCAAGGCGTACCACAACGAGTCAGCTGTCGGTGACGGCATCGCCGCCGCTGCTGTCCCACGCGAGGAGGTCTTCCTTGCGACGAAGGTCTGGGCGGGCGACCTCGCCTATGAGGACGTCATCGAAAGCGCCGAGCGCCTCGGCGTCGAGACGATCGATCTCCTGTATATTCACTGGCCGTCTCACGCCTACGACCCTGAAGAGACCCTCCCAGCCTTCGACGAACTGCTCGATCGTGGCGTCATCGATCGGGTGGGCGTGAGCAACTTCACTCCCGAACAGATCGAACGTGCCCAGGAAGTCCTCGATGCACCCCTCTTCGCAAATCAGGTCGAGATGCATCCCTACCTGAAACAAGAGGAACTACGGGCGTTCGCAGCCGAGGACGATCTCAACCTCGTTGCCTACTCGCCGCTCGGGCGCGGGACCGTGCTCGACGACGACACGCTCGCCGAAATCGCTGCCAAACACGACGCGAGCGTGGCACAGGTCAGCCTGGCGTGGTTGCGAGAGAAGGACGTCACGGCGATCCCGAAAGCCACGAGCGAGGCACACATCCAGGACAACTTCGAGAGTGTCTCGCTGGATCTCGACGATGCGGATATCGCCGCGATCGACGCCATCGACCGGACCGACCGGCAGATTCACCCTGACTGGGCACCGGATTCCTGGTGA
- a CDS encoding geranylgeranyl reductase family protein, with the protein MSTDAYDIVVVGGGTAGAFAAASAAQQDLDVVLLERKSEQEAGHIACGDAIKGKSTFPEVIDLDYLREEAFTNQNIQRAQFEVPGGETIEYPFATGSGSIVDRKRYGEVLLEEADRVGAELHFDTVVQDVVQTDDGHVEGVTATRKGERREYPADVVIDAAGALSLLQDKADLAEATFDTNVTHRQFCSAYREIIEVEEPVDFDDAIVFKPTEELGYLWYFPRTPTEINVGLGFQMDQEPMELVDTLRDDIENREEFQNATVTDKLGAALPTRRPYDSGTAPGFIAVGDAAGHVNPTTGGGIPGAAKAGHWAAEVAADAIAAGDVSEASLWEYNHRVLTDFGKRFAAMDLYNIFGTTLTVEDISDVLAALPAQQLIDILGRSGTSSMGLGLKLKTMVQTFGHWGTLYDAYKVNKRASELKAIYDEYPTTPSGFEEWRAKRDGFMEDFYAEFGADPKY; encoded by the coding sequence ATGTCGACAGACGCGTACGACATCGTGGTCGTGGGTGGTGGGACAGCTGGGGCGTTCGCCGCCGCCAGTGCCGCCCAGCAGGACCTCGATGTCGTCCTTCTGGAGCGAAAATCCGAGCAAGAGGCAGGGCATATCGCGTGTGGCGACGCGATCAAGGGGAAAAGTACGTTCCCGGAAGTGATCGACCTGGATTACCTCCGGGAGGAAGCGTTCACCAACCAGAACATCCAGCGGGCGCAATTCGAGGTACCGGGCGGCGAGACTATCGAATACCCCTTCGCGACAGGGTCTGGCTCGATCGTCGATCGGAAGCGCTACGGTGAAGTGTTGCTCGAAGAGGCCGACCGCGTCGGCGCGGAATTACACTTCGATACGGTCGTCCAGGACGTCGTCCAGACTGACGACGGGCACGTCGAAGGTGTGACGGCAACCCGGAAGGGCGAACGACGGGAGTACCCAGCGGACGTCGTCATCGACGCCGCCGGCGCGCTGTCGCTTCTCCAGGACAAGGCCGACCTGGCCGAGGCGACCTTCGATACGAACGTCACGCATCGGCAGTTCTGTTCGGCCTATCGAGAGATCATCGAGGTCGAGGAACCCGTCGACTTCGACGACGCAATCGTGTTCAAGCCGACCGAGGAGCTGGGGTATCTGTGGTACTTCCCCCGGACGCCGACGGAAATCAACGTCGGCCTCGGCTTTCAGATGGACCAGGAACCGATGGAACTGGTCGATACGCTCAGAGACGACATCGAGAACCGCGAGGAGTTCCAGAACGCAACTGTCACGGACAAACTCGGCGCGGCGCTGCCGACTCGCCGGCCGTACGACTCAGGGACTGCGCCGGGATTCATCGCGGTCGGCGACGCTGCGGGTCACGTCAACCCGACCACTGGTGGCGGGATTCCGGGGGCGGCTAAAGCCGGCCACTGGGCAGCCGAGGTAGCTGCCGATGCCATCGCCGCCGGCGACGTCAGCGAGGCCTCGCTGTGGGAGTACAACCACCGCGTACTGACGGATTTCGGCAAGCGGTTTGCGGCGATGGACCTGTACAACATCTTCGGAACGACACTCACCGTCGAGGACATCTCGGACGTCCTCGCAGCGCTGCCCGCCCAGCAACTCATCGACATCCTCGGACGGAGCGGGACGTCCTCGATGGGGCTGGGACTGAAGCTCAAGACGATGGTCCAGACGTTCGGCCACTGGGGCACGCTGTACGACGCCTACAAGGTCAACAAGCGCGCCTCGGAGTTGAAGGCGATCTACGACGAGTATCCGACCACACCCAGCGGGTTCGAGGAGTGGCGGGCGAAACGTGACGGGTTCATGGAGGACTTCTACGCGGAGTTCGGTGCCGATCCGAAGTACTGA
- a CDS encoding polyprenyl synthetase family protein: MTDRDDVFEWLQDEVKPTVDDRIQQWLEEFEYAERLWYPIDTGGKRIRPGLVFLISEMVDVPREDALDIAAGVELLHNFTLVHDDIIDGDEYRRDEPTLWAKYGEGSAINLGDMMFAKAILCFPPETRDLALDTVITVTNGEQMDIDFAERRDITVEEYMTMVRRKTGALLELCVDAPLALAETDLDLSGFTSLGPAFQIRDDLLDFQEGKGREKIGNDVRAGKRTLMVVHADDDRVYDILDKPFDETTDEDVREVMQILQAEGSMEFAEQRMNALIEEARTAIADLPDSPGQEKLEALGRFITERDV, from the coding sequence ATGACTGACAGAGATGACGTCTTCGAGTGGCTCCAGGACGAGGTCAAACCGACAGTCGACGATCGGATCCAGCAATGGCTCGAGGAGTTCGAGTACGCCGAGCGGCTCTGGTATCCGATCGATACCGGCGGCAAGCGCATTCGACCGGGACTCGTGTTTCTCATCTCGGAGATGGTCGACGTCCCACGTGAGGACGCACTCGACATCGCCGCGGGTGTCGAACTCCTCCACAACTTCACACTCGTCCACGACGATATCATCGACGGCGACGAGTATCGCCGCGACGAACCCACGCTGTGGGCCAAGTATGGTGAGGGCAGCGCGATCAACCTCGGCGACATGATGTTCGCGAAGGCGATCCTATGTTTCCCACCGGAGACCCGTGATCTCGCGCTCGATACGGTCATCACCGTCACCAACGGCGAGCAGATGGACATCGACTTCGCCGAACGCCGGGATATCACCGTCGAGGAGTACATGACGATGGTTCGGCGCAAGACCGGTGCGCTGCTCGAACTCTGTGTCGACGCCCCGCTCGCGCTCGCCGAAACGGACCTCGACCTCTCGGGGTTCACGTCGCTGGGCCCGGCCTTCCAGATCCGCGACGACCTGCTGGACTTCCAGGAGGGCAAGGGCCGCGAGAAGATCGGCAACGACGTCCGCGCGGGCAAGCGGACGCTGATGGTCGTCCACGCCGACGACGACCGCGTCTACGACATCCTCGACAAACCGTTCGACGAGACGACTGACGAGGATGTTCGCGAGGTCATGCAGATTCTGCAAGCCGAGGGGAGCATGGAGTTCGCCGAACAGCGGATGAACGCCCTCATCGAGGAAGCACGCACGGCCATTGCCGACCTTCCGGACTCACCAGGTCAAGAGAAACTCGAGGCGCTCGGGCGCTTCATCACTGAACGGGACGTCTAA
- a CDS encoding heptaprenylglyceryl phosphate synthase produces the protein MPSFDAIARTFESATRTISLAGRTVLPVDTNPVPAEWEHITKIDPEEAKKLPLLFPLYLQHTGALEVGGSKDVTGQNTEETLELVSGRPRPAIQEPSGVRQVTERTREQADYFAVPQVLNGDTEAIVGTLGSGIEYLREELGPEYLDDKLPIPLGEGLERRVVSLFSAWTLQEAVFEAYIIMNLDSAAAREASVTEDDLLSPQEAKQRAMVAETVFESEIVYLEYSGTFGGEEAVEILEDVSDALSWSRLWYGGGLDSRENVEAVLEAGADAVVVGNVFHEIADEEADLCADAVEALSADATHGDIESWLSDECDVAETSAAEYLSTIPSLSNPTARAREYLVSTIEAALALEALRSELDGEVTSEAELATALDRRDELPGGIELSNVLGDDEQSFPRDLVAGLLAEDLDLDAEALPVEHISVA, from the coding sequence ATGCCGAGTTTCGACGCTATCGCCCGTACTTTCGAGTCGGCGACGAGAACGATATCGCTGGCCGGACGAACCGTCTTACCTGTTGACACGAACCCCGTGCCGGCGGAGTGGGAGCACATCACGAAGATCGACCCGGAGGAAGCGAAGAAACTCCCGCTGTTGTTTCCGCTCTATCTTCAACACACCGGCGCGCTGGAGGTCGGGGGCTCGAAAGACGTGACCGGACAGAACACCGAAGAGACGCTCGAACTGGTTTCGGGGCGACCGCGCCCCGCGATCCAGGAGCCAAGCGGCGTCCGACAGGTCACCGAACGGACCCGCGAACAGGCCGATTACTTCGCCGTTCCCCAGGTGCTCAACGGCGACACGGAGGCCATTGTCGGGACGCTCGGCTCCGGAATCGAGTACCTCAGGGAGGAACTCGGTCCGGAGTACCTCGACGACAAGCTCCCGATCCCGCTCGGAGAGGGGCTCGAACGGCGGGTCGTCTCGCTGTTCTCGGCGTGGACGCTTCAGGAAGCCGTCTTCGAGGCGTACATCATCATGAACCTCGACAGTGCTGCGGCCCGGGAGGCCTCGGTGACCGAGGACGATCTGCTCAGTCCGCAGGAAGCCAAACAGCGGGCGATGGTTGCCGAGACGGTCTTCGAATCTGAGATCGTGTATCTCGAGTATTCGGGGACGTTCGGCGGCGAGGAAGCCGTCGAGATCCTCGAGGACGTCTCGGATGCGCTGTCGTGGTCGCGGCTCTGGTACGGTGGCGGGCTCGACTCCCGCGAGAACGTCGAGGCTGTCCTCGAAGCCGGCGCGGACGCCGTCGTCGTCGGTAACGTCTTCCACGAGATCGCCGACGAAGAAGCCGATCTGTGTGCCGACGCTGTCGAGGCGCTCTCGGCCGACGCCACGCATGGCGACATCGAGTCCTGGTTGAGCGACGAGTGCGATGTCGCGGAGACGAGTGCGGCCGAGTACCTCTCGACGATCCCGTCGCTGTCGAATCCGACCGCCAGGGCCCGGGAGTATCTGGTGTCGACCATCGAGGCCGCGCTTGCACTGGAGGCCCTCCGGTCCGAGCTGGACGGCGAGGTGACGAGCGAAGCCGAGCTCGCTACTGCGCTGGATCGACGCGACGAACTACCCGGTGGTATCGAACTCTCGAACGTCCTGGGAGACGACGAGCAGTCGTTCCCACGCGATCTCGTGGCCGGCCTGCTCGCCGAAGACCTCGATCTCGACGCCGAGGCGCTGCCGGTCGAGCACATCAGCGTCGCTTGA
- a CDS encoding DUF420 domain-containing protein — MQTDSGSWLRRVARERPLGVTAVLSAIGYALVAGAFAGAIPLFPPLDRSTVNLFGHLIAVVNASALSAILAGVYFIKHDEVEKHRAAMLTAFALIAVFLVLYLWKVGGGFEKSITVTGPPEIAYLLMLAVHIILSVVAVPVVLYAVILGLTHTPAELRSTAHARVGRIAVAAWSISLFLGIVTYVMLNHVYGWVPRESMLLLVAVPRPVWDLGGESGGRE, encoded by the coding sequence ATGCAGACAGATTCAGGCTCCTGGCTCCGACGAGTAGCTCGGGAGCGGCCCCTCGGCGTGACAGCCGTCCTTTCGGCGATCGGGTACGCCCTCGTGGCGGGCGCGTTCGCGGGGGCGATCCCGCTGTTTCCGCCGCTCGACCGGTCGACAGTCAACCTCTTTGGTCACCTCATCGCCGTCGTCAACGCGAGCGCGCTGAGCGCGATCCTCGCCGGCGTCTACTTCATCAAGCACGACGAAGTCGAAAAACACCGCGCGGCGATGCTGACGGCGTTCGCCCTCATCGCCGTCTTCCTGGTGCTCTATCTCTGGAAGGTCGGCGGCGGCTTCGAGAAGTCGATCACCGTCACCGGCCCCCCGGAGATCGCCTACCTGCTGATGCTGGCCGTCCACATCATCCTCTCGGTGGTGGCGGTCCCGGTCGTCCTCTATGCGGTGATTCTCGGACTCACGCACACGCCGGCCGAACTCCGATCGACGGCCCACGCCCGGGTCGGCCGGATCGCCGTCGCCGCCTGGTCGATCAGTCTCTTTCTCGGGATCGTGACCTACGTCATGCTGAACCACGTCTACGGCTGGGTGCCCCGCGAATCAATGCTCCTGCTGGTTGCCGTGCCACGGCCGGTATGGGATCTGGGCGGGGAATCCGGCGGTCGCGAATAG
- a CDS encoding cytochrome c biogenesis CcdA family protein, with protein MSGLTFGATVAFAVTTGATTFFAPCAYPLLPGYVGYYMQAESREGGALLTGALVRGLAASVGVLVTFGLLAVAAITVGRPLQAHLSTLELVVGVLLMLFGLVTLSGRTVGWHARLPERTTSISGFVGFGGLYAIAATGCVAPVFLAVVSQALTFGPAGTAAVLGGYAAGMAVLMIGATVAVAVGVEITTDRFAGLADRMTPIAGGILVAAGLAQIALALFVYSV; from the coding sequence ATGAGCGGACTTACTTTTGGCGCGACCGTCGCGTTCGCAGTCACGACGGGCGCGACGACGTTTTTCGCGCCCTGTGCCTATCCGTTACTCCCGGGGTACGTCGGCTACTACATGCAGGCCGAGTCCAGGGAGGGAGGCGCGCTACTCACTGGGGCTCTGGTCCGCGGCCTGGCAGCGAGCGTCGGCGTGTTGGTGACCTTCGGGCTGTTGGCCGTCGCGGCGATCACGGTCGGCCGGCCGCTCCAGGCACACCTCTCAACGCTCGAACTGGTCGTCGGCGTCCTGCTGATGTTGTTCGGACTGGTGACGCTGTCAGGCCGGACGGTCGGCTGGCACGCGCGACTGCCCGAGAGAACCACGTCGATCAGTGGATTCGTCGGGTTCGGGGGACTCTACGCGATCGCGGCGACGGGGTGCGTCGCCCCCGTCTTTCTGGCTGTCGTCTCCCAGGCACTGACGTTCGGGCCGGCTGGGACAGCCGCAGTCCTGGGTGGATACGCCGCCGGGATGGCGGTGCTGATGATCGGAGCCACCGTTGCAGTCGCGGTCGGCGTCGAGATCACGACGGATCGGTTCGCGGGATTGGCCGACCGCATGACGCCGATTGCGGGCGGGATTCTCGTCGCGGCAGGCCTCGCCCAGATCGCCCTCGCGCTGTTCGTCTACAGCGTCTAG
- a CDS encoding TlpA family protein disulfide reductase, protein MRRRELLAGVGGAAVVGAGGYLALTAGEERIDPTVIDLFDTSTTAGAELRVPVNGEVTVVDLFATWCQPCKPALDALRTVQAETTDIAFVSVTNEVLGGELSRDDVLAWWDAYGGAWPVGHDPEGGLLASLGASTLPYTAVVDPSGRVVWAETGVPDPERVSQAIADARP, encoded by the coding sequence ATGCGACGACGCGAACTCCTGGCCGGCGTCGGCGGCGCCGCCGTCGTGGGAGCGGGCGGCTATCTGGCACTCACTGCCGGTGAGGAGCGAATCGACCCCACCGTCATCGACCTGTTCGATACGTCGACCACCGCGGGGGCCGAGTTGCGGGTTCCAGTCAATGGGGAGGTCACCGTCGTCGACCTGTTCGCGACGTGGTGTCAACCGTGCAAGCCCGCTCTCGACGCGCTCAGGACGGTCCAGGCGGAAACCACTGACATCGCGTTCGTCTCCGTCACCAACGAAGTGCTGGGCGGAGAACTCTCCAGAGACGACGTGCTCGCGTGGTGGGACGCGTACGGCGGGGCCTGGCCCGTCGGCCACGACCCCGAGGGGGGCCTGCTGGCGAGTCTCGGAGCATCGACGTTGCCATACACGGCTGTGGTGGACCCGAGTGGCCGAGTCGTCTGGGCGGAGACGGGCGTCCCGGACCCGGAACGAGTGAGCCAAGCGATCGCCGACGCCCGGCCATGA
- a CDS encoding SCO family protein — protein MNRRAYLGTVAGGIAALTAGCSAAESDTTVTSERSIDASNTYLDRPDLRAEPESLPYPVYGQSLPAVTLSDPIADEDVSIGADGRDTLVTFFYSHCRTVCPRLISALRNVQAKAIEDDRIDTTAFQAVTFDPERDDADRLRGYADRMNVALDENWRFLRPESPDDAKDIVMDEFGVRFERTHPEEMEMYMFSHRALILLVNADGYVERSYTDSTPSWQSIDEDLRTLRRREG, from the coding sequence GTGAACAGGAGAGCGTATCTGGGGACAGTCGCGGGTGGGATTGCCGCGCTGACGGCCGGGTGTTCGGCCGCCGAGTCGGATACCACAGTGACGAGCGAGCGTTCGATCGACGCATCGAACACCTATCTCGACAGGCCGGATCTGCGGGCCGAGCCGGAGAGTCTCCCGTATCCAGTCTACGGACAGTCGCTTCCGGCGGTCACGCTATCGGATCCCATTGCCGACGAGGACGTTTCGATCGGTGCTGACGGCCGTGACACGCTGGTGACGTTCTTCTACAGTCATTGTCGGACGGTCTGTCCCCGGTTGATCTCTGCCCTGCGGAACGTACAGGCGAAGGCAATCGAGGACGACCGCATCGACACGACGGCCTTCCAGGCGGTCACCTTCGACCCCGAACGCGACGACGCGGATCGACTGCGCGGATACGCCGACCGGATGAACGTCGCTCTGGACGAGAATTGGCGGTTCCTCCGCCCGGAGTCGCCCGACGACGCCAAGGACATCGTCATGGACGAGTTCGGCGTCCGATTCGAGCGGACGCACCCCGAAGAGATGGAGATGTACATGTTTTCCCACCGCGCGCTCATCCTGCTGGTCAATGCCGATGGATACGTCGAACGATCCTACACCGACTCGACACCGTCGTGGCAGTCGATCGACGAGGACCTCCGGACGCTTCGGCGCCGGGAAGGCTGA